In the Drosophila gunungcola strain Sukarami unplaced genomic scaffold, Dgunungcola_SK_2 000001F, whole genome shotgun sequence genome, one interval contains:
- the LOC128261995 gene encoding putative gustatory receptor 36a — protein MFNWAGLVLRAVYYYGHLIGVSNFEFDWRTGRVFAARRSTFYAIVINGIMFLLLILQSTKKMDYNLIIGKSNKLLQYVIAIVFGLRMAAGISVVLVRWTRRTQIMRLARMVIPLFLEKPQVIRMSRWGILIKFIIACTTDFLQMSIIWEAMGYAKDNQILGMVLQFWMSTILNIATSHHYLLVLFVRAYYYLLSTELRQVIEVSRKISYHPQRNGAFMTRCCSLADQLENVAKLQSQLQSIVNQVYDVFGIQGLMVYGGYQIVTIATTYLTYSILKNGHEKLEMTLISMILSFCWCFFYYLDAVLNLFNILNLIDDHKKLIRQLEERTIFASRLDVRLEETFDNLQLQLVRNPLKIKVLNTFTITRSSTSEVFGSLITYSILLIQYDIEYF, from the exons ATGTTCAACTGGGCCGGATTGGTTTTAAGGGCAGTCTACTATTATGGACACCTAATCGGAGTCAGCAACTTTGAGTTCGACTGGCGGACTGGTCGCGTCTTTGCGGCCAGAAGAAGTACCTTCTATGCCATTGTCATCAATGGCATTATGTTTCTACTTTTGATTTTACAAAGTACCAAGAAAATGGACTATAACCTGATCATCGGCAAGTCAAACAAGCTGCTCCAATATGTTATCGCCATTGTATTTGGATTGAGGATGGCAGCAG gGATTTCCGTCGTTCTTGTTAGATGGACCCGGAGAACCCAGATAATGCGCTTGGCCAGGATGGTGATTCCTCTATTTCTGGAAAAACCACAGGTTATAAGAATGTCCCGCTGGGGTATTCTCATTAAGTTCATCATTGCCTGCACGACTGACTTTCTACAAATGTCAATAATCTGGGAAGCAATGGGTTACGCGAAAGACAATCAAATTCTAGGAATGGTTTTGCAGTTTTGGATGTCGACCATTCTTAATATAGCCACATCGCACCATTACCTGTTAGTTCTCTTCGTTCGGGCCTACTATTATTTGCTTAGCACAGAGCTAAGACAGGTGATTGAAGTGAGCAGAAAGATAAGTTACCATCCCCAGCGGAATGGTGCTTTCATGACCAGATGTTGTTCTTTAGCGGATCAGCTGGAAAACGTAGCCAAACTCCAAAGTCAACTCCAGTCGATTGTTAACCAGGTGTATGATGTGTTCGGGATCCAGGGTCTGATGGTGTACGGCGGATACCAGATTGTTACGATAGCTACCACCTACCTCACCTATAGTATCCTCAAAAATGGCCACGAAAAACTGGAGATGACTTTGATATCGATGATCTTGTCATTCTGTTGGTGCTTCTTCTACTATCTGGATGCTGTCCTCAACCTTTTTAATATCCTAAATTTAATAGACGATCACAAGAAGTTGATACGTCAGTTGGAGGAGCGAACAATCTTTGCCTCACGCTTGGATGTTCGTTTAGAGGAAACT TTTGACAACTTACAACTACAGCTGGTACGGAACCCACTCAAAATTAAAGTACTCAACACATTTACCATTACCCGCAGTTCTACATCGGAAGTGTTTGGATCTCTTATAACGTATTCAATACTGCTAATTCAGTACGACAttgaatacttttaa
- the LOC128262354 gene encoding putative gustatory receptor 36c has product MSIPGKTAASGSIQLYEMVDWVSWILEAVYSYGHLIGASNFEFSWQTGRVFTAKSTTFYAIAINSLMVILYSYQWIGPTNEMNLVFGKENQLHECVVIIITGMRISGGLVTVLNRWRQRSQIMDLTRNVLRLFLNRPQPRKMARWRISTKLLTGFVTDLLQVIITLDAVGRVNSQFYMGMALQFWMSAILNLAVSQHYLIMLLILTQYQQLNCELRQVVDESRELSRNPPRQGVFMTRCCSLADRLESIAQLQSQLQSIVHQSDRVFGVQGITVYGGYYMTMVATAYLTYSILKNGYEEMHMTFKAVILSYTWWLVYYLDGALSMFVIFFVLDEHKKMMVLLEERTLFAADLDVRLEESYESFQLQVTRNPFKMEVMKLYEINRSRTMAMFASFITHSIYLIQYDMENF; this is encoded by the exons ATGAGCATTCCTGGGAAAACAGCAGCGAGTGGTTCAATTCAGTTATACGAAATGGTCGACTGGGTCAGTTGGATTTTGGAGGCGGTCTACTCTTATGGTCACCTGATCGGTGCCAGCAACTTTGAGTTTAGCTGGCAAACAGGCCGGGTCTTCACTGCGAAATCGACTACTTTCTACGCCATTGCAATCAACTCGCTTATGGTTATTCTCTATTCCTATCAATGGATCGGGCCtacaaatgaaatgaatttggtCTTTGGGAAGGAAAACCAGCTGCACGAATGTGTTGTTATTATCATAACCGGAATGAGGATCTCTGGAG GACTAGTTACGGTGCTTAACAGATGGCGTCAGCGTAGCCAGATAATGGACTTAACCCGAAACGTGCTTCGTCTGTTCTTAAACAGGCCGCAACCGAGGAAGATGGCACGCTGGAGAATATCTACCAAGCTCCTCACCGGATTTGTGACCGACCTTCTTCAAGTTATAATCACCTTGGATGCAGTGGGTCGCGTGAACTCCCAGTTCTACATGGGGATGGCCTTGCAGTTCTGGATGTCGGCCATTCTCAACTTGGCCGTATCGCAGCATTACCTGATAATGCTTTTAATTCTGACGCAGTACCAACAACTCAACTGTGAGCTGCGACAGGTGGTCGATGAGAGTAGGGAGTTGAGCAGGAATCCTCCGCGACAGGGGGTTTTCATGACCAGGTGTTGTTCCCTGGCGGATCGGTTGGAGAGCATAGCCCAGCTTCAGAGCCAGCTGCAGTCGATTGTGCACCAATCGGATCGAGTATTTGGGGTCCAGGGGATCACGGTCTACGGTGGCTATTACATGACCATGGTTGCCACTGCTTACCTGACCTATAGCATCCTTAAAAATGGCTACGAGGAAATGCACATGACCTTTAAAGCTGTGATCCTAAGCTACACTTGGTGGTTAGTTTACTACCTGGATGGCGCGCTCAGTATGTTCGTCATATTTTTTGTCCTGGACGAGCACAAAAAGATGATGGTTCTTTTGGAGGAGAGAACATTGTTTGCCGCTGACTTGGATGTGCGCCTGGAAGAATCC taTGAAAGCTTTCAGCTTCAGGTGACGCGAAACCCTTTTAAAATGGAAGTTATGAAATTATACGAAATCAATCGCAGCAGGACCATGGCCATGTTCGCAAGTTTCATAACGCATTCAATATACCTAATTCAATATGACATGGAAAACTTCTAA
- the LOC128263483 gene encoding LOW QUALITY PROTEIN: uncharacterized protein CG31750 (The sequence of the model RefSeq protein was modified relative to this genomic sequence to represent the inferred CDS: deleted 4 bases in 2 codons; substituted 1 base at 1 genomic stop codon): protein MVFFRNRLSSYVIYHQEERPNRRQCLKFLQLFRLYSRVSNGHQEIQVLWLPVAGILFSDIVGLVGNWPPIIHHILRNRLVGEDDKWDVVSWNYLIGGQAPFVRILFFALCNDRLARMQAFLRLQLLFVDLCNXTDSQKSGVSYIMWFSLLIISPPQQTCFDLQFRVQPIRNHILSMDQECGCPFVLEFFVCTLFNSISYVQLVISIDRHSYNLYSLSNNVLQVNKINE from the exons atggtgTTTTTCAGAAATAGGTTAAGTAGTTATGTC ATTTACCATCAGGAGGAGAGACCGAATAGAAGACAGTGTTTAAAGTTTCTGCAGCTGTTCCGCCTATATTCAAGGGTGAGCAATGGCCACCAGGAGATCCAGGTGCTGTGGCTTCCGGTGGCCGGTATACTTTTTTCCGATATTGTGGGGCTTGTCGGCAACTGGCCACCTATTATACACCACATCCTGAGAAACCGCCTTGTGGGTGAAGACGATAAATGGGATGTAGTATCCTGGAATTACCTGATCGGTGGCCAGGCACCCTTCGTtagaattctt ttttttgcgctgtGCAATGATCGCTTGGCTCGAATGCAGGCTTTTCTTAGATTGCAACTCCTCTTCGTCGACTTGTGCAATTAAACGGATAGTCAAAAATCTGGT GTGTCTTATATTATGTGGTTCAGCCTTCTTATAATCTCTCCACCACAGCAAACCTGTTTCGATCTACAGTTCAGAGTCCAGCCGATTAGAAATCACATATTAAGCATGGATCAAGAATGCGGATGCCCTTTTGTACTAGAATTCTTTGTTTGCACACTGTTTAACTCTATAAGCTATGTTCAGCTTGTTATATCCATTGACAGACACTCGTACAACTTATATTCACTATCGAATAATGTGTTACAGGtgaacaaaattaatgaataa
- the LOC128261684 gene encoding uncharacterized protein LOC128261684: MKEYGEIIFVDQLKHFRVVASQIQKTRNDWQKYSSWFSDAQKENYSQLASVYAESLEKYGDEKFGYYAKRIRLRPEFAGKTRADTKHEDREAHISMTHLKGYKFSVTSNGEYGSVRPSELFYCF; encoded by the coding sequence ATGAAGGAATACGGCGAGATCATATTCGTGGATCAGCTGAAACATTTTCGAGTTGTGGCCAGTCAGATTCAGAAAACTCGTAACGATTGGCAGAAGTATAGCTCCTGGTTTTCGGATGCCCAGAAAGAGAACTACTCCCAGTTGGCGTCTGTATATGCTGAAAGTTTGGAAAAGTACGGAGATGAAAAGTTTGGGTACTACGCAAAAAGGATTCGTCTGCGCCCGGAGTTTGCCGGCAAAACTAGAGCTGATACGAAACATGAAGATCGAGAGGCGCACATTTCGATGACACATCTAAAAGGATACAAGTTTTCAGTAACTTCCAATGGCGAATATGGAAGTGTGCGTCCATcagaattattttattgtttctaa
- the LOC128263484 gene encoding LOW QUALITY PROTEIN: putative gustatory receptor 36c (The sequence of the model RefSeq protein was modified relative to this genomic sequence to represent the inferred CDS: inserted 1 base in 1 codon), with protein MLDWTSWILGMFYLYGHMIGVSNFEFDWRTGRVFKAKRSTLYAIAINFVIIISCTYHWTRHTNMMVVIFGKANKLHEYVIVIMTGLRIAAGLVTLVTRWQWRCEMMDLTRKVIRVFNARPQVKRLSRWNILSKFLTGALTDLLQVLITLDAMGRVDSEFYLGMALQYWMLAILNLSISQHYLIMLFVRTQYQLLNADLRQVIEETKELSRNPQGQGAFITRCCSLADQLEDIAKLQNQLQSIVNQLEDIFGLXTAYMTYSILIHGYKDMQMTLYTVILNVFWCFFYYLNGMLNLFTMLYVLDDHGEMIRLLEERTIFAPGLDVRLEESFERLQLQLIRNPLKISAMQLYGVTRSSTMAMFGNLITHSVVLIQYDMENSLHSATLNYS; from the exons ATGCTCGACTGGACTAGTTGGATATTGGGGATGTTCTATTTGTATGGCCACATGATTGGTGTTAGCAACTTCGAGTTTGACTGGCGGACAGGTCGGGTTTTTAAGGCGAAAAGGAGTACCCTATACGCGATCGCGATCAACTTTGTCATTATCATTTCCTGTACTTACCACTGGACTAGGCACACAAATATGATGGTGGTGATCTTCGGAAAAGCAAACAAGTTGCACGAGTACGTCATCGTCATTATGACCGGTCTGAGGATCGCTGCAG GTCTTGTCACTCTGGTGACTAGATGGCAATGGCGCTGCGAGATGATGGACTTGACAAGGAAGGTGATTCGCGTCTTTAATGCTAGGCCGCAAGTGAAGAGATTGTCTCGTTGGAATATTCTTTCCAAGTTCCTTACCGGAGCTCTGACCGACCTCCTTCAAGTACTGATCACCTTGGATGCAATGGGCCGTGTGGACTCGGAGTTCTATTTGGGAATGGCCCTGCAGTATTGGATGTTGGCCATTCTAAATTTGTCCATATCGCAGCATTACCTGATTATGCTTTTCGTGCGGACCCAATATCAGCTACTCAACGCCGATCTGAGACAGGTGATCGAAGAAACTAAGGAGTTGAGTAGGAATCCTCAGGGGCAGGGAGCTTTTATTACCAGGTGTTGTTCCCTGGCGGATCAGCTTGAGGATATAGCCAAACTTCAGAACCAGCTGCAGTCTATTGTCAACCAGTTGGAAGATATATTCGGCC CCACTGCCTACATGACCTACAGTATCCTCATACACGGCTACAAGGACATGCAGATGACACTGTATACTGTGATTCTGAACGTATTCTGGTGCTTCTTTTACTATCTGAATGGAATGCTAAATCTGTTTACCATGCTATATGTCCTTGATGATCACGGTGAAATGATAAGGCTACTAGAGGAACGAACCATATTCGCTCCAGGCTTGGATGTTCGCCTCGAGGAATCC TTCGAACGTCTCCAGCTGCAGCTGATTAGGAaccctttaaaaataagtgcAATGCAATTGTATGGCGTCACTCGCAGCTCTACCATGGCAATGTTTGGAAATTTGATAACGCATTCAGTTGTACTTATTCAATATGACATGGAAAACTCTCTTCACAGCGcaacattaaattattcataa